A DNA window from Bradyrhizobium barranii subsp. barranii contains the following coding sequences:
- a CDS encoding DUF6894 family protein, with product MPRYFFHVTHKRRELDREGYELPDEHAAWKEATVTAGQILQGLHGKLTPDREWRIEVVDESRNTLYVLRINAEKRT from the coding sequence ATGCCGCGCTATTTCTTCCACGTCACCCACAAACGCCGCGAACTCGACCGCGAAGGCTATGAGCTACCTGACGAGCACGCCGCTTGGAAGGAAGCCACGGTAACGGCTGGGCAGATACTCCAAGGCCTCCATGGAAAGTTAACGCCCGACCGCGAATGGCGGATCGAAGTCGTGGATGAGTCCCGAAACACACTCTATGTCCTGCGTATTAATGCCGAGAAGCGAACGTAA